CTTAGCAATTttattataatgaaaaatataatgtacgagattttttttttcaaagaataacttttaaaaagttGAGATACATTCTAGTTATATAGCTTTTTCTTAGaagtattattttagaaaattcagTGCCAAAATTAAATTACATATGTGTTAAATACTCTTCCGAGAGTATTTACTAATAATGATGTAGACCCTTGATAAACCTATTCAGTTTTCAAACTTCTCCAAGCAGTCTACATAAAGTGACTAAGCAAAATCTAACTATATGATGCTTTTGATTTTGGTCCGAGAATGAGAATATACACCTCTTTAGGAATTAGTCTAGGCCTCTCCATGGATCTCGAATACCTCcaaaaaattttaacaaaaaagtcATGCATCATGTGTTTTTCTAGCTCAACTTCGAACTTTTCATTAGCCAACTACATAcaatgtttatcctcttcaacTGGTTTAACCAACTTGGCACCATAGAATATAATCTAGAGGTGTTATTCTCAGAGGAAAAACTTCCTTTGCAATTCTATCTGCCACTCTGTTCCTTTCTCGCCAAATGAAAACCACCCTATGGTCCTTTATCCATGAAAGCTTATTCTTCATGTCTTGAATATAAGCATTAAGCACGagccatataaacatatatattcttCATGTCTTGAATATAAGCATTAAGCACGagccatataaacatatatattcttCATGTCTCATGTGTTATCGAACGTGTCATGTATGACGTATATTTACATGctttcataataaaatttatgtattttgctTTGTTGAATCAAAGTTTTGGACTACGTTAACTACACCAAAATTTGTTTAGACGTCAGTTTTATAATAGTAAAATGATACGTCTAATGATGGACCATACAAAATTATACCTTGTCTCGACCTTGGAATTAATgctctattttctttttaaatgaaaattttattagcACTctgaatataattaattatgttaatacaatatattgtgtTATTATTCTTAGCTCTACAGAATAAACAAAATCAGCTGTTGTCAAAAGAGAAAAGGTTGGGGAGACTCTAGAGCAAGTGTTCACAAGCAGCAATACTTAGCATGAAACATTTTATGTGTTCTTTTCCTTCTTTTATATACTCTCTGTTAATTTTAGTTATCTTTTTCTTGTTTAACATTTAGTATATTTTGAGAGACAAATATAAgatctataaattatatatgtttttcttgttgattcttaaagttcttttttttttctatttgcgCATCTTCCCTACATTTTCTTTATGTCAGCTACTCaataatctgtttttttttttcgtaaaatataTCTGGAGTGTAAGGTATTAACCACCACCTGTTGATATAATGCTATGGGTAAATGAAATTTCTGAAAGCTATCATTTGACTGAAATTAccataagaaaaaattataatctaaTAGCAATTAATTACataagataaatataattaattatacccAGTGGCGTTTACACGACGAATGATGATCAACAAACAGCTccccaaaacaaaaacaacaaagaaaaacCCATTTTTCATTAGTTAGaattttttgttctctttttcatttagaagaaattaattagttttttattGGAGAAAATAACAAATGTTTGTTATTTGATCATCTAATCAATGTAGACAACATCAAGCTATTGGTGCCAATTTTCCTCAAATCAACCGCTGCATTTTGAACCGTATTAACCTGACCCTTGTCAATGAACCCTTCAACACATACACCAAAATCAGACACAGCCGCAGTTAAAAACGTGTTCATCGCCATCACATTACGTTTCCTTATACTCTTCCTCGCGTTTGCCAAATTATATAGCGCGTCGGTAAACGTTTCATAACATGTAGTGATCTCTTGGTTACCGCTTTTGTACCTGGCCGCTTCAGTTAAAGCCAGCTTTGTCTTAGCCTCCAAAGCCTGAATGGTTTGGTGTGTGGCTCTTCTTGGGTTCGTGACACGCTTCACCAAAGGCTGGCACAGAGATGGATACGCGGTGTGAGAGCATAGGTTCATCATACGTGATGCTTCCACGGCTTGGCTGGAAAAGAGGAAGATCAATACGGCGGCGGATGCCGCGACGGCTGCAAAACGCAGCTGGAAAGTGTCGCGACCCGCCatgttatttgttttatttaaaccTTTTTAGTTGAATTGAGAAAAATTAGCCGAGACAATTTTTATGTCGGGGCTATAGTtgtttatatatagaaaaaagttatttttttttgttttaaaattgttgGTGGTGCGCGTTTTGCGTTTATCCAGTTTTTTTTAGTAGTTTATAGAAATGTAAACATAATCTGAGGTTTGTCTTGTTTTAAACAGATTATCTTCACCATAGTTCTTTTTGATACATAAGTGGACTAGTTTATActttatacatagaaatattgttgttttttttaacaactattttattttaacaaatattGTTGTTATATACTCCCTTAGAtgctttgaccaaaaaaaacataCTCCCTTGGATGTTGGTATATTAGAGCATCTCCAGAAATACTTTCTGTTATAGAGTCTgcaaaattctatatttgaagtttcaatgtgttcttctccaaaattaaaacttcaaatttaactttaaaattatttgtaatttacactatgatctttatatttgtcataattaatataaatccataagacctttataaataactagcacatatataaaaatattatagtaatattaattaataaaattttacactaaaatataaaagtataaataaaaatacataattaaatattaaactacaagcaaaataccacattattacatgaaattattttattaatgctctattttcggttacacaaaatttgtttagacaatattttagaagttcCGGAGAAAATTTTCTAacctattagtgttgttgtactatttaaatttgtgtaataattatatcttcatgtatctttaaaaaaagaattattaaatttcttttgtaattttttgttgtctaattctacttttaaaacattataaatatttttaaattttatgtgcaaaatttaaatttataaaaataaatttgaaatatataaaatatacaaaaaatttaaagattaaaacgatgaatgaaaaaatacttaagaatcataaatatgacgtataattaattgtaaggaccaaaaagcaaataaaaaaataaaacttcaaattttgagttttgaatagtgaaattcacttttttttttgataaccgcAATGTGATCCCAAAggttttttttgataaatcacTACGAGGTCCGCAGAATCCGCGTTTTCTTACCACTTAAGACGTCCCGAGTGGCCAAGAAAAATCGAACCCTTGGCGGTACTCAGAGCTGTGAGCCATTTACCACTAGGCCAAGACCACTTGGTTAAAGTGAAACTCACTTcttaaaactataatttaaagttttgaaatttttttttaggaagcaaaaaaaaaactatatatttgaagttagagtttttttttaaaatgctcttgttactttaaatttatttaataaaacttgaATAGTCTTTtctacaagtttttttttgaagtaaTCTAAAGGTAAATCATTTCTCAAAATTTTGTCATGTACCTTTTCACATTGTTATGTTCCATGTTTATCCTTCAAACACTTTTAACGACTAAAAATGTATACATACTATAAAATGCAACAAATAATATCTGAACAAGAAAACATTGTTATGTTCCAtgataatgatttgttttaaagACAACATCCTGCGAAGAGTTCGGATACGTTGTCGGAATTAGAGACACAAGTTCATAACAATGAACTCAGGAAACAATAATTACCCAAGAGTTCAAACTAGAAATGCTCAGCTAACAGAATGATAAACAGAAATCAATGGGTGAAATACTGATTagcaggaaaaaaaaatacatttcaaTTTCATTCAATTCGAACAAGATGTTACCAGAGAAACCGGAATTTTGAAtacattcctttttttttttacaaaccggaaaataaaaccaaattcCAATCTCAAACCAAACCATACCAATACCGTATAATTAAAACAAGGAAacatattacattttaaataatcCTTATTTTATCTTAAAGTAAGAACGTGGGAATAGCATGGTCAACAAGTAAAACACAGTCATTGGTAATAAAATTTATGGTGGATTTCTTTAGCTTATTTCCCATTACTgctctttttaattaattatttacagAACTGTTTTAgtatttagttattttgtttagaaacaaaatctaaaatgaaTATCTTTATATCTATCTGTTTCATTGTAATAAACAGGAAAgttttaaatgtgattttatacAGGAAAATACAGTTGTTAAATACAGGTAAGTGTGGTTCACAAATTGAATAATTGATATCATTAGTATATATTTAGGGCTAAACACCATTTAAACATACATATTAACAGTTATTAAATGTTTTGACCAGAAAACAACTAATAAATGATTTATCTCTTAATTTGACTCTTTACATTTGTACTTATTTAATGACTAGCAtaagagatgatgatgatgtttcaCCCTTTTGCTTCTTCTGCTTCTGCTCAACGTTGGTTGAGCcaactcctctctctctcaaagaaTACACAAAAACACACCGAGAGCTTTTCAGATACTCTTGCAATGGTAAATCAACTAAAGGAGAAGAAGGAACAAGTTCAACGACAACAGAATCTTGACCCTGAGAACCCTGCAACTGAATCTTCTCGAATCTTCTTCTGTGGGAGCTTTTGCTCTGCCCTGTCGCGTCTGTTTAGTCTAACATGTGTGATCTTTTTGGTCCTTAGCTTCGCGACTCTCCTTTCAGCGATCTTCTGGCTATTCCCGCCGCGTCGATCGCTGCCTAGACACCATGCTGATCATATAGTTCATCTCAATGGTAAACCTCTCTTTCAACACAAAGTTTATCTTTTTTGTTCTCAAGTTACAGAGTCGCTAAAGGTAAAGACTTTAAAGTACAGAAGCTATCTCTGGTTCTATATATTGAGTTAGAGCCTTAAAGGTGGAGACTTTGAGTACATAAGCCATCTctggttttatatatatgatttgctGCTTTAGTTAGAGCCTTAAAGGTGGAGACTTTTAAGTATTAAGCCTCAGTTTTAACTGAAAGTTCTTATTATGACTCTTACATTGTCCTTTTCTTTGTCTGAAACAACCAGCATCAGTACAAGCATGCTTTAGACTCCACAAACCAGCTTCTAAGATCATTTCCCATAAAGGAAAACTAGAGAAGGATATCTTTTCAAGTTTAGATCTCAGGAACCACACCAAGGTACACATTCTTTGCTCCAGAACTTATATAAAATGTGTATGTTTTAGAGGtctaatatctattttattgtttgaacTTGAGAACAGGTGACTGTTCTGTCTCTGCATCAACCAGGTGCATCTAACTTCACTGAAGTCAAGTTTGGAGTTCTGCCTGTACTTACTCACCATACATTAAGAAAAGACTCGTTAACATCCCTGCGATCTTCTTTCGCTAACCTCTTTGCTCAAAGGTCGAGTCTGAACCTAAACAAATCAACTTTGGGGAAGCCAGCATCTTTTCAGGTTCTGAAGTTCCCTGGTGGAATAACTGTGGATCCTCTGGGACTCGAACCTGTCTCTGGATTACTAACGCTTATCTTTAGCTTCACCCTCGACGTTTCCTTGTCCGAGATACAACACAAAGTGGACCTGCTAAAGAATCAGCTGGAGCTTGTGTTGCGTTTGGAGCTGTACGAGAGTTTTCGTGTGGTTTTAACTAATCATAAAGGGTCTACAATATCTCCTCCTGTAACTGTTAAGGGTTGTGTTGTCTCAGCCGTGACAACTATGGAAAGCCATATTCAGCAGAGATCCAACAATCTTGCTCAGGCCCCTGCTAAAAACTTCGGTCTAGACAACTCAGTGTTTGGTGAAGTCAAGAATGTTACTTTCACAGCTTACCCGGAGGGCAAAGTTCTTGACTCAGATTCTGTATTGGCACTAACGCCAACTTCTTGACATGAGCAAACTGGGCAAAAACAgttttctcttttccttttttagGTAGCTTAATATCTCAATTGGAAAAGGATGAAAAGTTGTGTGAATGTTTCTTGTCTTACTTGCTAAGTAGCGGTgataaaatgtataataataaaagattGGTAACTTGTTAAGGAAAATAACTGCACCACCTTCTCTTCTAAGTGATCTCTGGCTGTATCTACTTAGCTTTAGAACTAAACTGTTGTATTATGAAACATAGTTCTTCATTCTAATGAGATGCAGCTTGAGTTTACTTTAATTAAGTTGCTTGAAACaatacaaaagagagagagttacAGTTTCTGAATATTGAGTTTACATAGCCTCCCTATGATTGGTTTGTTACAGTTTCTTTGAATTGATTTATctcttcttctagcttcttgATGAGTTCATCTTTCTCTGCAAGAGTCTCTAGCAATGTTCTATTCTCTTGACTAAGATCTTGAAACTGGTTGATGATTCCATCTATCTGCACTTCAATGGCTTCATCGCTAAGCTCGAAAGCAGTCTCCACAACCCTCAAAACCCGCCACAAGCTCACCACCACTATGAAACCTGTCCCTTTCCTGTCAAGAAACACCTGGAGAGCCAGAGCTATAAGGGCAACCGCACCGTCCATCACACAGCCAGGTTGTCTGAAAAACGATTTCCCCATAGCAACAGCTAGAGCCGAGGATTTAACGGCGAGGATGCTCAGAATGGCGGTTCCTCCCCAACGGAACCATTCGTCCTTGTTTGACGTCTTCTTGGCTGATGTGCaggagaggagagaggaagATAGTTCGAGGGACATTAAGATAATGTCGAGAGAGAgcaagaagatggtgaaaaggTGAACTTGGTATGACTCTAGGAACTCAGATAAAGTGATTCTCCACCGTGGTTCGATGGAGGTGAGTTCTTGTGGATGTTGTTTTGGGGAGAAGAGGCAAAGTTGTCGCCATTTTTGCCGTCTGCACCAACTCTTGATTAGGTTCTGGACGGAGAATTCGACATTTTCAAGTGTTCCGGTGTTGATGGAAGTCATGGAAAGATGAAAAGATGTGGTGAGTTGTGGATATGATGAGCGTTGAAGGAAGGCAATCATTTTTAATGAGTTGAGAAAATCCAGGTTTTTTGGGAAAGATTACTTTAAAGGAAAGTAAGCTTGAGATATGATGCAAGTTAGGGACGATGATAGAAAAAGCCTAGTTTACTACTTACTTCTGTTGCCATGGtttcatataatttaaactTTTGATACTGTTACAAAATATTACCTGAACGAGAATTAGTATTACACATACCAAACTCAGAAGAACAGTTCATTATACTAATTTAAGCATCAACATGATTACAGCAAAGGGCTTTAATGTTCCATCAACCCATGCCGGAACTCTTTTATGAACTTCAAGGAATCTTATGTTCTAGTGAAGGCCAAAGATTTTTTACCTTGGCTCAAGCAGCTTGTAGTTCATTCTTCTCAGAGCACaagtcttgtgtgtgtgtgtcctgGAGCGGTGTTTGCAGTTGATAAACCCTCGTGTGTCTGTGTCATGTCGATCACGGAAACATTTTCCACGTACCATGTACTTGTGTTATTTTCTTTAGCATCGGCCAAAGTCCAGCTTTCCCCCCCATCAAATTCTCGGCTCTTGCTTTAGGTGGATGCTTGGTTTAATGGTGTATGATCTTGGCTGTGAGACAAGGAAAACAATACATTCAACATCAAACTTGACCAGCTCCTAAGAGAAAATGCTCAGTGATTGATAAACTATAGGACATTAATGGTTGCTGTGTTTTTCCTTAAAAAGTATATTTTCACTTAAAACTTTCCCTCCCTAGATACGTCCTGCTAAGACATCTAATTCAGTTCCTCAACATAGATGCATACACAAAGACTTTGCTCAAGAATACAGCAATGTATGTAgattatattaaactctttagCACTTCTAGGGCCACACAGAGAACTTTGATTAGCTTCTTCTTTCCATCCCCACAATAGTTCTCTAAGGTATCACTAAAGGATTTCGACCCGTTACAACAAAATTTGTTTACCTGTGTTGTACTCGCAAATAAACGACTGGCAAGATCATCGTTAACTGAAACAGGTAGAGGCAGCATCCGACTCATGATACCAGGCATCTGCTTCATGCTACATCAGAAACTAAGAGTTTAGAAACTGAAGCTTTATTCATAGAAAGTAAAACAAGACAGCTAACATGTGTCTCAATTGTGGAAACTGATATCTGCTATTAAAAAGATCCACATACTCGGTCAGAATGGCGCTGATGTTATTTCTTGCCTGATAAAAGAGACTGATGTTATCCTGCAACTGTTTACAACAAGTTAAGATCTGTTTGTGAATTCCATTGCAAAAGGATAACAAGGGTACTGGACCAAATAGTATCAAATTCTTTATAAAAACAACTGATCATGTGGATATCTGCTATACAATGTTCTATTCTATCTAGTTTTTTGTTTATTCCAATCCCTCAATCTTCTCATGCACAAACTAAAATTTACCTTGTACACCGAGAGGTTGTAAGAAATTTGACTAAAAGCCTGAGCATTTTGCTGTAGAAGATCCATTACTTGGTCACTTGGACCTGAGACAAATAGTTTAGCAAAGGTGTCAAACTGATAAtactgatatttttatttttaagacaaCACAACACAACCCAGGAGAAAGCAAAGAATTATAAGAGCACTAAACCTTCAAAAGGAATATGTGTACTGTGGCGCATATTGTTCATGACATATACAGCATTTTGTTGTGGCACATTGGCTAGCATGTTTAGTTCTGGGGATGTATCCACCACCTTACCATGAAGAAGCATGGTCTTTAGAACCAAGTTCAAAAGCATATTGATTTACAAAGGTTTCATATGATCCAATCAAAATAATATGCAACATATGAGACCAAACACATAACAAATTTCCCCCTTTATCAAATATCCTAAACCCACAAGCTTAGATACTGATGATGCTAAAGTTATATGTCCTAATACTTCTCCTTAGTTGGATCTGGTGCCCATCATTTATTGCTAAATAGATAACAAACTTAAGCACAATAAAAAACACCCATTATGGTAACTTTTGCTATAATCAAGAACTAAATACGCTTATGCTCCCATTAAGCCACTTATCTTCACAAATTTATTATTACTGAAGTTAGACACACGAAAGGCTTAAGTTAGCAAGCCTACCTTTATATTGCTAATGTTCTTCCCAGCACTAGTTTCTGCTCTTTTCCTTCGTTTTCGCTGTGAGAATAGATGCGCGTATTAGCCAACAAACTTTGAGACAATGACAAACCTCTAATGCAAGATAAAATAAAGCAAACAAGcactaaataatataaaaagaaggACTTTTGGAACTTTCTGCTTGATTGCATCATATATCTGATTGAAGACTCACATGACAGAAACATGAGCGAGATGGTAACACAATGATGATAAAAAGATATATTTCATTTAAATCATTTTGTTTCACTTTATCATGCAAACATTTAGCATCATGATGTAACCATATGCTGTGCgcaaaaataatcatttatagAAAAAGCTCCTGTCATAGGTGTTATAACATCTATTCAAAGATAAGATGCCAAACATAAATTTCCTAAAATCCAAAAAGTATAGGGATCCCTGCCATCACCCATAAGAGCACTATCTATTTCaagataattacaaaaaatcgTTTCTGAAAAGCTTTAGGCTTATTTCCTTTTCAAACAATTCCCTCTACAATCATGGACTCCAAAGCTAATATAAAGACAGGTCTCTAGCGTCAGCAAAACTTGtcattttcactttttttcTCATCACTTTAAACAATCTTTACGACATGGCAGAGTGTGgcttttcataaataaaaacctatagctttttttttgtaggtctTATTATCTTTATCACAAAGCAGACGCAAAGTTGGCATCATCATCCATCATATATTAGCATatgctttttaaaaatatcccTCGGATTACTTACTTGCAAGGAAACATAACGGGAAACCAAGAGAGGCGTTACGAACTTACCGTCATCCATCTACACCTCAATGCTACATCCCTTACAGTTTTTTTTGGCAGAGCTGCAGCGATCTTCACATACTTTGAAACTTTCGGATCATCTTTCAATCTACAAACCAACAACAACACAACATAACATAAGAGCATCGTCCCAAGTCCCTAGATAACAAACATGCATTGTTTTACATCTCATGGAAACACACAAAGAGCAATACTTTATATTCCCAATGAACAAAGGAACATACTTTTAATAGTCCATCATGAAAAAAGAATATAATGTGCCCACTAGTTCTCATAAAACAATTCCCAAAATTTTGATATCATAGTACGAAAAagctaaataatttataaaaaaaaattgcaaatgggaaggaaatatccaaaaaaaaataaaacaaaggtGAAGCggcataagaagaagaaagatacaTACTTTGCAAGACCGTTCTCCAAAACATACTGCTCCTCAGGGGACCAATCCATGACCAAAGCAGCTTCAGGTTTAATACCGTAGTTCGCCGGAAACACAAGACCGGTGGTGGCAGTAGTCGGCAACACAGAGTGGTTATCCATTGGGATGGATGTTGAATGAAACTGATTAGCTATTTCAAAACAAATCGAGATCCCTAATCCGTAGAGATGGAACCGAAcaagagcgagagagagagacggtacAGACACGTCGGAGACACCGTCTGGGATACTCTGGCGAGAAGCTGAGCGGAGGATTAAAAAGATGAGAGAGTGGCAGCAAATTGCAAAACTCCCGGAAGGGACAGAGAGTTGAATAGTAGCaagtgttgatttttatttcgctctctctctctgcttttGCAGAAGCacacttttgttttgttgtgtatTAATATGCCTTTGCTGTCTTTTCTCTTTGgggttttcttatttttatttattttttgcttatagTCCCCTCTTTTCGAACAATTTAATACTAGAGTGTAAAAGTTTACGGGTTATTCTTTTTGATTAATTGTTTGTTTtcctacaatttttttaaaaaattagagcTTTAGAGATATTCTAGGGCATCAATATCTAGATGCTAGATATCAATCTAGACTTGAATCAAACTCTTTGCATACTTGTACTTGTTAAAATAAAGAGTTCAttattagattttaactaatatCTAAAGGTTAAATTTCCTCTATTAAAGCATCTCTAAAATAAACtctataactttaaatatatagttttttactctccaaaaataaatttcaaatttcaaatttagagttttaagaaATGAAACTTCGAATACTATTcaaaattctaaatttgaagttttatctttttatttgcatcatggcccttataattaattatacatcacatttatgattcttaagtatttttttcattatagttttaatctataaaacttttgtatatttcaaatatttcaaatttatttttttaattaaaattttacacataaaagtttttttttaaatcaaaataaaatttataatattttaaaagtagaattagagaataagaatattacaaaagaaacttaataaaaaattaagaagatatatatatgaagacataattattacacaaatttaaatattacaacaacactaatagtctagtaaattttttccagaacttctaaaatattgtccaaacaaattttgtataacCAAAAATggaacattaataaaataattttgtaataatattgtattttgcttgtagtttaatatttaattatgtatttctatttataagtttatattttagtgtaaaattttatcaattaatattattttaaatatgttaactacaaaagttttatagatttatattaattatgagagatataaaaaacatagtttaaattacaaataattttagagttaaatttgaagttttatttttgaataaaaataccTTAAAACTTTAATTATAGAGTTTTGCGAATGCTAgactttttaatagataattttttggagatgctcttagggGAGTTGGTCGTTGCCATCACTCATCAGTCCCCATGACATCTGAGTGGCAATATATTAAACACATTATGTCTATTTCTCAGTTCTCAATATACTTTGCCACATATCACAAGCAGTAGCTTCTTGTATTTATACATTTCTTTCTTCTAGTTAAGTAATTATACATTGTTCCTTGAGAAGTTTTTAGGATGAAACTTCTCCTTTAAAGATACCAGCAAACAATATAAAGAATCTACCAATGAAGCCTGAAGCTTGCACCTTGCATTAGCGGGTGAGCAAAATAGGCTCCAACTGTTAACGCCGTGATTGCAAGATAAGGCAACCTAACAAACTCTTTGTAGTAATCCTCAGGCAAAACTTGGCGTCCTTCAATAATGGCGGCAAACGGAACTATACTCGTTCTCTTCTTGATGCCTTCAAAAGCGTCTCCATACCTTTTAGCTAATCTCCTGTCCCCATTCCACGCTCCAAACAAATGGTGTGCAATCAAACCAAGAGAAGCTGATGCAGCCACTGAGTTTCCAATCCAGAGAGTGTGTGCCAAACACCAAACGATCTGTCCAAccatctgaaaaagaaaaagagaacatATGTGCAACCATCAAGTCTCATTAACAAAGAAGACACTAGAACAACTCCTCGTTCTTGAAGACTGATAGAGAAACAACAAATCCAACAACTATAGCTTAAAAAAAGCTAACTTTCTACACATTGTTTCAAACTCATGATGAAGCAATTGGATTCGAGTTACAGATCAAATGCAATATCAAGTATCTGTGGAACATAAGTTGAAGAGAGatgtaaacaaaaactaaagagCCAATCTTTCTACATATTGTAAAGTTTATGAAACACGAACAAAGAAGGGAACACAATAGGTTGTGTACTAATGTGTAGGCATATAAAGTCAATGTCCAAATTACCTGAGGATGGCGAGTGATTCTCATGATGCCAGTCTCCCACAGATGCATCTTGGGCTTATCAACAGCAGCCACCTCTAAAAGATTGAAAGTTGAAggataaagaaagaagaaggacaCAAAGTTAGCGACCCAAATAGCTTCATGGACACCCGGAACACCCTGAAGCTGCCATAACTGTGACCCATCGTATCTATGGTTTATAAAGAAAACCTGAAAAGCAATTACAATGACCCACAAAGAGAGTCACCATTTCGATCCTCAAAACATGTAAGAAGAGAGTAGTAGTAAGTAAACTCACAATGGTGCTCATAGCTAAAGGAAGAGAGACCCCAGCAAAGAGAACACGAAATGCTCTTTCGCCTATGAGTTTCTCTCCTACATCTCTCAGACTAGCTAACCCACTGTGTACAGTTGCGAAGATTAGTATAAGCATTAACATCGCCACCTGCAAAAAAGAGTGAACCTTTACAgtaaaaaaactgaaatttgCTCGGTTACTTTAATATCTGCATACCTCCGGTGAGCCGGAGAGGGTGGAGACGGCGTCGATGTATGATTTTCCGAAACCGGTGGAGTTATCGATCCAAACGACGTTGAGGATGTAGAGGACGACTCCAAGGATAACGCCGAAGTAAACCCAGGAAACAAGCTTCTGTTTGCCTAATTCGAAAGCAGCAGAGTCTTCTCCGATCAGCAGAGATGGATTGTCTGCGTCTGGGTCTTCCCGGAGAGTGCTACGGACGAGAGTTTTCCGAATTGCCGGTGGAGAGGA
This genomic interval from Brassica napus cultivar Da-Ae chromosome A6, Da-Ae, whole genome shotgun sequence contains the following:
- the BNAA06G06610D gene encoding uncharacterized protein BNAA06G06610D, whose protein sequence is MAGRDTFQLRFAAVAASAAVLIFLFSSQAVEASRMMNLCSHTAYPSLCQPLVKRVTNPRRATHQTIQALEAKTKLALTEAARYKSGNQEITTCYETFTDALYNLANARKSIRKRNVMAMNTFLTAAVSDFGVCVEGFIDKGQVNTVQNAAVDLRKIGTNSLMLSTLIR
- the LOC125610177 gene encoding uncharacterized protein LOC125610177; amino-acid sequence: MIAFLQRSSYPQLTTSFHLSMTSINTGTLENVEFSVQNLIKSWCRRQKWRQLCLFSPKQHPQELTSIEPRWRITLSEFLESYQVHLFTIFLLSLDIILMSLELSSSLLSCTSAKKTSNKDEWFRWGGTAILSILAVKSSALAVAMGKSFFRQPGCVMDGAVALIALALQVFLDRKGTGFIVVVSLWRVLRVVETAFELSDEAIEVQIDGIINQFQDLSQENRTLLETLAEKDELIKKLEEEINQFKETVTNQS
- the LOC125610176 gene encoding uncharacterized protein LOC125610176, which gives rise to MMMMFHPFASSASAQRWLSQLLSLSKNTQKHTESFSDTLAMVNQLKEKKEQVQRQQNLDPENPATESSRIFFCGSFCSALSRLFSLTCVIFLVLSFATLLSAIFWLFPPRRSLPRHHADHIVHLNASVQACFRLHKPASKIISHKGKLEKDIFSSLDLRNHTKVTVLSLHQPGASNFTEVKFGVLPVLTHHTLRKDSLTSLRSSFANLFAQRSSLNLNKSTLGKPASFQVLKFPGGITVDPLGLEPVSGLLTLIFSFTLDVSLSEIQHKVDLLKNQLELVLRLELYESFRVVLTNHKGSTISPPVTVKGCVVSAVTTMESHIQQRSNNLAQAPAKNFGLDNSVFGEVKNVTFTAYPEGKVLDSDSVLALTPTS
- the LOC106368192 gene encoding uncharacterized protein LOC106368192 isoform X1, yielding MDNHSVLPTTATTGLVFPANYGIKPEAALVMDWSPEEQYVLENGLAKLKDDPKVSKYVKIAAALPKKTVRDVALRCRWMTRKRRKRAETSAGKNISNIKVVDTSPELNMLANVPQQNAVYVMNNMRHSTHIPFEGPSDQVMDLLQQNAQAFSQISYNLSVYKLQDNISLFYQARNNISAILTDMKQMPGIMSRMLPLPVSVNDDLASRLFASTTQPRSYTIKPSIHLKQEPRI
- the LOC106350180 gene encoding 15-cis-zeta-carotene isomerase, chloroplastic, producing the protein MAVYHLLLSTSPSLALPPRRPNFNSILRTPAHPRLAKFPTSSPPAIRKTLVRSTLREDPDADNPSLLIGEDSAAFELGKQKLVSWVYFGVILGVVLYILNVVWIDNSTGFGKSYIDAVSTLSGSPEVAMLMLILIFATVHSGLASLRDVGEKLIGERAFRVLFAGVSLPLAMSTIVFFINHRYDGSQLWQLQGVPGVHEAIWVANFVSFFFLYPSTFNLLEVAAVDKPKMHLWETGIMRITRHPQMVGQIVWCLAHTLWIGNSVAASASLGLIAHHLFGAWNGDRRLAKRYGDAFEGIKKRTSIVPFAAIIEGRQVLPEDYYKEFVRLPYLAITALTVGAYFAHPLMQGASFRLHW
- the LOC106368192 gene encoding uncharacterized protein LOC106368192 isoform X2 — its product is MDNHSVLPTTATTGLVFPANYGIKPEAALVMDWSPEEQYVLENGLAKLKDDPKVSKYVKIAAALPKKTVRDVALRCRWMTRKRRKRAETSAGKNISNIKVVDTSPELNMLANVPQQNAVYVMNNMRHSTHIPFEGPSDQVMDLLQQNAQAFSQISYNLSVYKDNISLFYQARNNISAILTDMKQMPGIMSRMLPLPVSVNDDLASRLFASTTQPRSYTIKPSIHLKQEPRI